The sequence below is a genomic window from Ipomoea triloba cultivar NCNSP0323 chromosome 10, ASM357664v1.
attcagtatgtaaattgtgtattttagacacATTACCTTACACTATTACCACAACAcatataaaattgattttttttttttgaaaaaaaatgtaaaatcgaattaaaattttcatctttCGGTTGGAAGCCAACCATGAATCCATGATCAAGGAAACTTTAAGGAATATAATGATTCCCCCACTCTCCATTTCTCTGAAAAAACGGCATCATCCGTGAACTTTTTTGGAGTTGTTTATCtctcttatatttatatttatatttatatttatagaaGCCAAACTCTTATGCAAGTTGAATACCTATTGAGTTCATGTGATTGAGTTTTCCTATTTTTTTGGTAACGAAAGAAACTCGTAGTTATTATACTTTAGCCGTAAaagaacacaaataaataaactagtTTAGCTTGTTTATAACTGATTGACTCAATAAAATCAATAAGCCTGAATTTTTTCACTCTTGACTCCTAGTCGAGGGTATTAAATCCTTAGGGATGTTCATGATTTCTATAGTGATGCTAAGTGGGTTAGTCCGCCCCAACTCACCAGAACACAATACTATTTAGTTTGAGTTAGGCCACATTTTCATATAGTCGACCCAATTCTcccaattaatttattaaaaattttaaattagtgaagtgtataatattttttttatcaaaagatGAGGGGTTAACCCAAAGGCAAcagaaagaaaaattacaaactGACGGTAACCCCACTAATGGGGATTCTACGGTTAAATTGTGCACCAATACGATCGTCTTCAAATATCCTCGTCAAACCGATGGGAACTTCATTCATCTCATTAAAATCCCAATGCCTCAGAATGACAGGTTTCGCAAGGGCATCAGCAACCCTATTCTGCTCACGAAATACATGACGGACTTCGATTAAAATATGGatgcccaatattagtactttatattaaaaacttagatttatttagattttagatatttatattattgtataataataataatagtgtacatcattttttataaatttgataattatattttaggTCATATATagtactccaatatataatgtctattatgttattaacattgaagaaatataaatatatatggtggatgcatttGCATGGCAACAATAGTTAAAAAAGATAACAGAAATTATAATGGTAGGGGTATTTtgaccaaaatattatataatacaacTCTTATAACAtaatgtgcgtgtgtgtgtgtatatatatatatattaaaaaggaaaaaacgaacataaatgaaggATATAACCTTCAATTAcacttattaatttatttttttaaaaaaagtgtcaaatgaGCTctctaactttttaaaatttcaattgaaTCCTTAAACATATAAAAATGATGCAACTAGCTTCTTTTTACGAGTTGTCAAAAGGTAACTATTTACACTTTGGATTTGCGACAAAACTAGAGTTGATGTGACTTTTTAGTCGAaagttttttcttaaaaaaagatCATCATTGACGACACCACTTCTTCCGaccaaagaagaaaacaaacctTATTTGAAAAAGGTGACAGTAAGCGAGAAGACATGAGAAAGAATCGACGAAAAGCAACGTCTGTGAACACTTTGTGCACTTGTGCTTAACTCCTCATTAATTGATGAATCTCTTTTTTTGACCCACTATTTGAGAACAATAACTCGTATTTTTCACCTCTAGTAAAACTCAACTTTCCATTAcatgaaaagagaaaatatcatcCTGAGATTTGATCCTCTGCACAACCAACAGTGAGTCAAAGTCAATGATGATTGTCAAAATTGTGATCTTTAATCCAACCTAAAGCTTCCCTAATTGCCATTGCCCTCCGTTTCTTTAGGTGAAAAGATGCCTCTCCACTGTTCCTCTCTAACAGCCTTGAAGTTGCCATGTTCGTCTCTAAGAACACAAGCAAAACCCATCCTTGTATTACTGATGCATCCACATTAAGTTCTAAAACCCTGGATTGGATTTGCTCCATATAATGCTTGTTGGTTGGGGAAACTTTTAACTTGTCCATATGTCTTCAGAAGCTTTTCGCTAGTCACGAAAGAAGTCTTTGGCTCTATATATAGCAACCTAAGTTGATGTGACTTTTTaatccaaaatttttaaaaataaataaaaaaaaaaataatcgtTGACGACACCACTACTTCAGACCAAAGAAAACAaaccttatttaaaaaaaacgatAATAAGTGAGGAGACGTGAGGAAAAAATTAATGACAAACAACgtctatgaaaaaaaaaggcaaCGTAATCATCAACTCATCGACATCAATCGAGAAACTTTGCCAATCTAAATAATATAACCCATAAATtaagtttaaattaatttatatgaaGGTAACTCACATTGTCATCTCTAATTTTTACTATTTCTTTCTCTTCTATTCACTATTGCATCTCTAATTTTTATCACGTGCGTCCCATACCCCCACGTACATATTGGAATTGAATAGATCTTCTCTCCTCGATTTTATCCTACGTTATTATAGCGTCAATCTTTTGACCGTTGTCTCACTGCTCTCTCACTCCTTCCTCAATCCATCACCTTTACAACTCAATTTAGGTAACATTAAAATACTCCATTTCTTTATTTAAGCATTTTACATATGGTTGTGGCTTGCTACCTTGATTAAAATAACATATGGCGATGATAATGGAAGCTTTAGTGCAGCCCGCATGCCCAGACCTCATCAACAACAATTATACAAAACCTCACAACCAATCTCCGGTAGCCGCCACCTCTGTAAAGCAATATCCGCCGCCCAATCACCATCATTTCCGTCAAGCTCAGCCGTTCAGTACAAATCATTGTTATAGACCTTTCCTCCATCTATGGGTGTTGCCCGGGAAAGCTAAATTTGCAGAAAGTTGTCAGTAATGGCGGGTGATATGGGATGGGTTTATTGCATTTCGTTTGTTCTGTTAGCGTTTCTGTGTATTTTCTGCAATCTTGGAGCGAGCACTGATAGTCTCAGACGCGGTGAATCGGTTACTCTGAACCGGACATTAGTCTCCACCGGCGGGAACTTCGCGTTGGGATTCTTCCGCCCCGGgaactcttcttcttcctttctcGGGATATGGTACAACACCGACAACAACACTGTGATTTGGGTCGCCAACAGAGATTCTCCTTTGCCCCAAGATTCCGAAGCCGTTCTCAAGCTCGGGGATGATGGGAATTTGGTGCTTTTGGGCGGCAGAGGAAATACAAATACTATATGGTCAACGAATATCTCCGGCGGCGGATTCGCCGGAAACTCGTCGGTCGCCCTATTGCTAGATTCGGGAGATCTTATTGTGAAGCAGGGTGAGAGCGTTGTTTGGGAAAGCTTTGATGGCGACAGTGATGCATTAATGCCGGGGATGAGGCTAAAGGTAAACAAGAAAACTGGGAAACGGAACTTAATCAGATCTTGGATAGGCAGAGATGATCCCCGGCCAGGGAAATTCTCGTGGGGAATGGATCCTAAAGGATCTCCCCAGTTTTTGATTTGGAAAGAAGATAAACCTTATTATAGGAGCAATTTGTATCAGGATGGGTTTACTTATAGTAGGTATTTTCCCACACTGGGATATTCTGCATATTATTCTTTTGCCACAGAAAATGATGATGAATATTTCAGCTATGGATATGCTGACACCTCAATTCAAATAAGGTTCATCTTGATTCCAGATGGTCATATTCAGGCATTCTTGAGGCAAAAAAAGAGTGATAACTGGTTAATACGGTGGCAGGTGCCTGCCACTGATTGTGAATTCTATGCGCGCTGTGGTGCATTTGGGACCTGTGAACAAAACGATTCAGATTCGGTTTGCTGTTGTTTGACAGGGTTTAAACCGAAATCTCAGAAAGATTGGGATAAGGGGGATTATGGTGGAGGGTGTGTGAGGAGAAAAGATCTGCAATGCGATGGGAATGATAGGTTCATGAGGCTTCCGAGGATGAAATGGCCTGATCATTCGACTTCATTGGGGAATATGACATTTGAGGAATGTGAAATCGCGTGTTCTAGGAACTGCTCTTGCAGTGCTTTTGCGTATGCGAATATCAGTACCGACTCTAGTGTCAATTGTTTGAACTGGTTTGGCGACTTGGTCGATTTGACACATAACTATTCAGCTGGTCTTAACGGTTTTGGCCAAGATCTCTATGTTCGTGTTCATGCATCTGAGCTAGGTAATACATGCGTTTTCTTTGTACTTCTGAATTGGTTTTAATGTGAAAAATGTTTGAAAAGAAGATATGGAGTAGCTTAGGTTGTGGAGGCATTCACATAGATGGTTTAGATGATTTTAGTACCCTTGAAACTTATTTACTAGGTAGAGAACGATACAATATCCGAAGCTTAGAAATTGCACTCTTTTGCATCCATTCAAAGGCTGTTTCCtatttacattttcatcttttgATATCAGCGATGATTTGATTACTCTGTAATGATGTTCTTGCAGATGGAAGTGGTGGAAATGAACATTCAGCTCGCAAAAACAAAGGTCTTGTTGCAATAATAGTTGCTTCGGTCTCTGCATTCTTTCTTGTTGCAGTTTTGGCATATATCCTCAACCGGAAATACTTTAGAAGGAAAGGTATGTACACAGTTACCGTTTTGAATTTCTTATTCCTATCAAGTGAGCATATATAAGGTCATTTTGGTTCACATCAACTTGTTTTCTGTTCCTAATTGCTTTGTAAACACAGATTGGGTAAGTAAGAAGTCTACTCTTGTTAACTCGATGTCAACTACGCCCCTTGCTGGAAAAGATGATATAGAGTTGCTGCAATTCAGCTTGTTTAGAATAATCGATGCTACGGACAATTTCGATGAAGCAAACAAACTTGGAGAGGGTGGTTTTGGCCCCGTGTATAAGGTGACCACTTAATGATAATTGTGTcagatggatatatatatatatgtatgcacatACTGATTTATATATCTTTATGTTCGAGTAGAAGGTTATAGTAGTGTTGCTATTTCGTTTCAGGGGTTTTTATCGGAGTTTGGGATGGTAGCCATCAAAAGGCTTTCTAAGCGATCGTCTCAAGGTCTGGAGGAGTTCATGAACGAGTTGAAGCTAATTGCAAAACTACAGCATACAAATCTTGTGAGCCTATTGGGTTGCTGCATTGACGATGAAGAGAAAATACTAATCTACGAATACCTGCCGAAGAGAAGCCTAGACACATTCTTATTTGGTACTGTGCTACCTGTTCTAAAACTTAATTTCTGAAATTTCATTTGCTGGGAGCCTTAAGTCTCCAGTTTAAATCCCCAATTAACGAAATCACTATGTTTCTCTCAGATGAATTCAAGAAAGATAGTTTAGATTGGAGCACACGCTTTCAGATAATAGAGGGAGTTGCCCAAGGAATTCTTTATCTTCACAAGTACTCTAGACTGAAAGTCATTCATCGGGACTTAAAAGCAAGCAACATTTTACTTGATGAAGGAATGAAGCCCAAAATATCAGACTTTGGAATGGCAAGAATTTTCGGGATTGACCAAACTCAGGCAGAAACAAACCATGTGGTTGGAACATAGTAAGTGTTATTTGAACCCGCACTACCAATAAATATTCGAGTCAATTGATAACCCTATTTTTCATCAGAATTTGTCTATGACTAATGCTTCTATAACTAATATCTTTTTGTGATAGTGGCTACATTCCACCAGAATATGTGATGCAAGGCCAATTTTCCGAGAAGTCTGATGTGTTCAGTTTTGGAGTGCTGTTGTTAGAAATTGTTAGTGGCCAGAAGAACTCTAATTTTTTTCAGACTAAACTTTCTTTCTCCCTCCTAGGATGGGTAGGCATTCTCAGCAACTTCatgatttgtatatataaattatgtgcaggatattaaaacaaaaaaaaaaaggcgttACGGTTTCTTTTGGTTTTCTTTGTATTAGGCATGGGAAAACTGGAAAGAGGGACGAGCACTTGAATTTATTGATCCAGCAATAAGTGAATCATGCGACTCTCTCAAGGTCGTAAGGTGCATCGAGGTGGGACTTTTATGCGTCCAAGCAATCCCAACAGATAGACCAACTATGACCGAGGTAGTTCTCATGTTGAGCAATGACCCCGCAGCGCCAATTCCAGCGCTTAAAGAGCCTGCATTTGTTTCTAGCAACTCCAATGCCATCGTTTCTACTTCTTATCGAGAGTCGAGTGATTCTTACTCCCGAAACAACGTTACAATCAGTGTTCTCAATCCTCGATAAAGGATTGGTCGTTCTGTGTAAACGGTTCATGCCCTCGACGACAGCTCTTGTAGTGGTTTGTGACAGGAGTTCATCACCATAGAAAGGCTGTTTGCAATGGTGTTTCTGTTGGTATATTGGTTTTACACTAGAATTCTTCTGCCCTCTTGAATTTCTGTACTGTGCTGTATATGATATTCTTTTGTGTGATCAACTAGATTCATCCCCTGTGAAGTTTATCAGTTGGCTTGTTAGTTTCTATGTTCagcgtatataatatataaatataaatgtgcagttTAACTATTTTATCATAAAGATACAGAGTCTTGTACTTTTCTATCATAGTCTTTAACAAAAGTTaaatattagttattattttgatttacgaAAAAGTTCACGACCACTATCTGAcaaatgaattttaagtgaagtccgccttgtgatcctagttGTTGAAGGAGTACAATAAGGTAACCCAACCTATATATAATTAACtggttcaaataaaaaaagactaatagaTCATTCTCACAAGCATGGTTACACTAagtgctaggcgctagtcggacgGTAGAGGAGCGCCTATACGGCTagttaaaaa
It includes:
- the LOC116031595 gene encoding receptor-like serine/threonine-protein kinase SD1-8 gives rise to the protein MAGDMGWVYCISFVLLAFLCIFCNLGASTDSLRRGESVTLNRTLVSTGGNFALGFFRPGNSSSSFLGIWYNTDNNTVIWVANRDSPLPQDSEAVLKLGDDGNLVLLGGRGNTNTIWSTNISGGGFAGNSSVALLLDSGDLIVKQGESVVWESFDGDSDALMPGMRLKVNKKTGKRNLIRSWIGRDDPRPGKFSWGMDPKGSPQFLIWKEDKPYYRSNLYQDGFTYSRYFPTLGYSAYYSFATENDDEYFSYGYADTSIQIRFILIPDGHIQAFLRQKKSDNWLIRWQVPATDCEFYARCGAFGTCEQNDSDSVCCCLTGFKPKSQKDWDKGDYGGGCVRRKDLQCDGNDRFMRLPRMKWPDHSTSLGNMTFEECEIACSRNCSCSAFAYANISTDSSVNCLNWFGDLVDLTHNYSAGLNGFGQDLYVRVHASELDGSGGNEHSARKNKGLVAIIVASVSAFFLVAVLAYILNRKYFRRKDWVSKKSTLVNSMSTTPLAGKDDIELLQFSLFRIIDATDNFDEANKLGEGGFGPVYKGFLSEFGMVAIKRLSKRSSQGLEEFMNELKLIAKLQHTNLVSLLGCCIDDEEKILIYEYLPKRSLDTFLFDEFKKDSLDWSTRFQIIEGVAQGILYLHKYSRLKVIHRDLKASNILLDEGMKPKISDFGMARIFGIDQTQAETNHVVGTYGYIPPEYVMQGQFSEKSDVFSFGVLLLEIVSGQKNSNFFQTKLSFSLLGWAWENWKEGRALEFIDPAISESCDSLKVVRCIEVGLLCVQAIPTDRPTMTEVVLMLSNDPAAPIPALKEPAFVSSNSNAIVSTSYRESSDSYSRNNVTISVLNPR